The Borrelia coriaceae genome has a window encoding:
- a CDS encoding variable large family protein, with protein MKINIKNIKVKSICVTLFISLLLSCNNGIEELEKRNQFLSSLANLGNDFLTVFTSFGEMTGTVLGFNKETKKSEVGDYFKKVQDTVQIIKDKLNKIVDNMRAANNPNATSVETEVNKLVSEKLDNIIGGAKTASEAIDNASELLGNIASKGAGGNAAHGAGAQSESVESLVKGIKEIVGIALKDKGNAEAGTDTKAEDGGQRTSDNPGNGEATKLFVGAGNAGDADQTKKSATDAAKAVGAVIGTDILKAIVKDGGDAAKLAKNNAASVNTTGRAKDATIAGAIALRAMAKNGKFANASAENNGAVAAEIKGTAVSAVTKALNTLTIAIRKTIDTGLQEVKKAMNINADDTPVTTETKN; from the coding sequence ATGAAAATAAATATTAAAAATATTAAAGTAAAAAGTATTTGTGTAACATTATTTATCTCTTTATTACTTTCTTGTAATAATGGAATAGAAGAACTTGAGAAGAGAAATCAGTTCTTATCCTCACTTGCTAATTTAGGTAATGACTTCTTAACTGTTTTCACTTCTTTTGGTGAGATGACAGGTACTGTTTTAGGGTTTAATAAGGAAACTAAAAAGTCTGAGGTTGGAGATTACTTTAAAAAAGTCCAAGACACTGTTCAAATCATTAAAGATAAGCTTAATAAAATTGTTGATAACATGAGAGCTGCAAATAATCCTAATGCTACTAGTGTAGAGACTGAAGTAAACAAATTAGTTAGTGAAAAGCTTGATAATATAATTGGTGGAGCAAAGACTGCTAGTGAGGCCATTGATAATGCTAGTGAGTTGCTTGGTAATATTGCTTCTAAAGGTGCTGGTGGTAATGCTGCTCATGGTGCTGGTGCTCAATCTGAAAGCGTTGAAAGCTTGGTAAAGGGAATTAAGGAAATTGTAGGTATAGCACTTAAGGATAAGGGAAATGCTGAGGCTGGTACTGATACAAAGGCTGAGGATGGTGGTCAAAGGACTAGTGACAATCCTGGTAATGGGGAGGCAACTAAATTGTTTGTTGGTGCTGGTAATGCTGGTGATGCCGATCAAACTAAGAAGTCAGCAACCGATGCGGCTAAAGCTGTTGGAGCAGTAATTGGTACTGATATTCTAAAAGCTATAGTTAAAGATGGTGGTGATGCGGCTAAGTTAGCTAAGAATAATGCTGCATCTGTTAACACTACTGGTAGAGCTAAAGATGCAACTATTGCAGGTGCTATAGCTTTAAGAGCAATGGCTAAAAATGGCAAATTCGCTAATGCTAGTGCTGAGAACAATGGGGCTGTTGCTGCTGAAATTAAAGGAACAGCAGTAAGTGCAGTAACTAAGGCGTTAAATACATTGACTATAGCAATAAGAAAAACCATTGATACAGGACTTCAGGAAGTTAAAAAAGCTATGAACATAAATGCTGATGATACTCCTGTCACTACAGAAACTAAAAATTAA
- a CDS encoding variable large family protein produces MKINIKNINIKSICATLFISLFLSCNNGIEELEKRNTFLSSLANLGNDFLNIFTSFGDSFGGVLGFNTETKKSDVGAYFKKVQDAVQGTKDKLNNIVTGMKNDNNPNAASVETAVNNLVTNIFDKIIKGAKTAGEAIGSDSNLIANVADQNAGAAGKEIDNLVEGIKGIVGVVLENVGKPDAGDTNGPVQDNGTAGDTRTGSSNDNAGKLFARDNAGAAGSVAAKVARDASKAVSAVTGADILQAMVKDGGKAANLAKNTSDAAASVSAAAGANDATIAGAIALRAMAKDGKFSGPDSSKANVTTTVKRVAVSAVIKALNILTIAIRKTLDEGLKTVKDAMKINASDTTVSSEAGVATK; encoded by the coding sequence ATGAAAATAAATATTAAAAATATAAATATAAAAAGTATTTGTGCAACATTATTTATCTCTTTATTCCTTTCTTGTAATAATGGAATAGAAGAACTTGAGAAGAGAAATACTTTCTTATCCTCACTAGCTAATTTAGGTAATGACTTCTTAAATATCTTCACTTCTTTTGGTGATTCATTTGGGGGTGTTTTAGGATTTAATACTGAAACTAAAAAGTCTGATGTTGGGGCTTACTTTAAAAAAGTGCAAGATGCTGTACAAGGAACTAAAGATAAGCTTAATAACATTGTTACTGGCATGAAGAATGATAATAATCCTAATGCTGCTAGTGTTGAGACTGCTGTAAATAACTTGGTGACTAATATATTTGATAAGATAATAAAAGGGGCTAAGACTGCTGGTGAGGCTATTGGTTCTGATAGTAATCTAATTGCTAATGTTGCTGATCAGAATGCTGGGGCTGCTGGTAAGGAAATTGATAATCTGGTAGAGGGAATTAAGGGTATAGTAGGAGTAGTACTTGAAAATGTGGGTAAACCTGATGCGGGGGATACTAACGGTCCCGTTCAAGATAATGGTACTGCTGGCGATACGAGAACTGGTAGTAGTAATGATAATGCAGGCAAATTATTTGCTAGAGATAATGCCGGTGCTGCTGGTAGTGTGGCGGCTAAAGTAGCAAGAGATGCATCAAAAGCTGTTTCAGCAGTTACTGGTGCTGACATATTACAAGCTATGGTTAAAGATGGTGGAAAAGCTGCTAATTTAGCTAAAAATACTTCTGATGCTGCTGCTAGTGTATCTGCTGCTGCTGGTGCTAACGATGCAACTATAGCAGGAGCTATAGCACTAAGAGCAATGGCTAAAGATGGTAAGTTTTCTGGTCCTGATTCTTCTAAGGCTAATGTGACCACTACGGTTAAAAGAGTAGCAGTAAGTGCAGTAATTAAAGCGTTAAATATACTCACAATAGCAATAAGAAAAACTCTTGATGAAGGACTTAAAACTGTTAAAGATGCTATGAAAATTAATGCTAGTGATACTACTGTAAGCAGTGAAGCTGGTGTTGCTACTAAATAA